Below is a window of Plasmodium brasilianum strain Bolivian I chromosome 14, whole genome shotgun sequence DNA.
CACAAGTTCGGccaatttaatttatttaaaataaaaccaTTAAACAGGTAAAaagggaaagaaaaaaaaaaaaaaacttccAATAATGTCAAGacatattaatattcttACGAAACAAAATCATTTATAATGTTCGCAAACATATGAGGAAAATTGTTTCAAATAATTGTGAAATATAGGGAAAATAATTTCACATACTTATACACAACAAATTAAGCAAACAGCCCCTTCATTCATTTTtagttaaataaataaaacaaaaaacaaattatacttttaatttattaatacacatttattttcatttatcttGTTCACTTATTTGTTACTTAGTTTAGATATACAAATGTTTGCTTAACCATCTTATACTTATAAATGACGTTTGTAATTGTAACTCTTATTTCATTGTGCAAAAAGAAAGTTTACAATTATAtctatacatacatactatatatatatatatatataattatatgcaaTACCTATATTTACTGGTAACATTGTGTGCCTCATTTTTCAaatgctttttttaattatatattgccctcaaataaatttattttatacccATATTATATCAAATCATATATTccccattttattttattatgttatagttctttttttttttttttctttctcacCAATTcgttttttgtatttttatcaatatatattttttccttttatcaAAATCTTGCAAAACATCATCCTCCAAGTTCAGATTAAAATGTTAGATGTGTgcaatataatttatgtgagaaaaaaaagaaaaatttatatttttaagctttttttttttttttttctaattataaATAGAAGGCAACTTTAttgtaaggaaaaaaaaaaaaaaaaaaaaaaaggtacaaaaaaaaggaagaaaaactaaaaataaaaaaaatcaatcctccaatatatatgtacatatccatatataattcatttaacttttaaatttgttttttttgttttcagtTCCCTATTTGAAAACATTCTATTTTTAGAagttcatttataaatatatataaatatatttaaatttttatttatacataaatattcggtatattcataaatatatattattatctaaatattcaaaaaatcaCTTCTTTAGAGGGAAAATTgtttatacaaattaaatatcTGCGATTATACTGaagttcaaaaaataaaagttcataatataatagttaaatatataattatgcgtaactacaattttttttttttttgtgtatggCATAAATGcctcttttaaaaaataaatataccttttttttattattacatagttcatttttgtaaattcaTAAGAATTTAGAGGTTTCTATCCATAAATTTTTGTACATAACACCATAAGCGCATACATACGTGTCCACAtttatgtaaacatatatataagtgctAATATATTTCACCACacttaaatgtatatatacgcgAAAAACTAACAAGCGCCATAATTGCTAGGAATTACaccataatttatatacatatattcctACACAATTTGTGTAGAATTTGAAACGATATAATGGAAGTATCCTGCTTAAGTTTGAAGATATACTGCTTATTTTGAAGTACGTTCATTAAGATATATtcagagaaaaaagaagaatttaaaactttattttttttatatatataaataaaattgtaatatatctatatattaatatacctgtctatccatatatatatatatattatatatatatatatatatatatatatatgtgtacatatgtatgtatgttattatttacatgttAGAAAAACATAGATAATGGATAGCGGTGGAATcaggaaaagaaaagatacgAAAGATAACAGCATAAATTTTCAAGggagaaataatatatttattaaagagTCTGCAAGATATGGCAACAGCTGTACTAATAATGGTTTTACAAAAGGACAGAATGAAAATTGGAATGTTCAAAACGGCATAGAAGGATTGTCCACAAATGGTAGATCAAATGTTAAAAGGGATTCTTCATGTAATAGTTCTAAGTCAGGGAAAAAGAAGTCGATTGGAATTTTTAATAGTTCAAATATTAGTGTTATATCAAATAACTGTGTGAAATCATTTAACAATATGCTGaacaatataaattacaatatTAGTAGTTCTACAAGTAGTAGCAGCAATAACAAcagtggtaataataataaatcaaGCTTTTCATCAAATAATGCTTTTTATGAAAATCAAATTGTGAATTTGAATTTTGCTAAAAGCTTAAATTACTTGagtaatgtaaaaaattcaGTGCAAAAATTTAGCTTAGAAAATAGTACTTTAGGAATAGGAAACTTTAATTTCTTTAGCAATCATGAAAATAATGCATtcatgaaaaatgaaaataaggaTACTCAGAGTTATtacaataacaaaaataataataacaaaaaaggtGCTTCAGGTAACAgttattcaaataataatagcgtTAATAATACGAAGCTGCAAAATACCCGGAACGTTATTAATAGTCAAAATTTAGAAagttttttgaataataaagagatattaaatgaaaattatagtaTAACTGGATTTGGCAATGGTTACAcgaatgaaataaataatttaaggaATATAACAAACGATGAAACATATTGTTCTTGTCTTGataatttattaagaaaTCATGGAAACATTGATTCAGAtgaaatgttaaaatataatgacaGAAATATAAACTGtttaaatgatattatatttttagatGTGTACAGAGCATATAATGTGTTAACATATATGCAAgagaaaattaatataatcatttatactattaaatttattgGGAAAAAGTTGAAACGGAAACATGTACCTGAAGAAGTAGTTATATCATTAGAATTTCTAAATTTCTGTGTTAAAAATTTaggtttattttttattagattTATTGACGAaagttttatgaaaaaaatagcagctttattaaaaacaacaacattaaaaaaatcacTTACGAAAGATGTGAAATCAAAATTATCCAAATTCCTTATTGTTCCTATAATTCATCCAGGAGTAGCAACTGATCCTAGacttcattttataaaaagaaaaattctgTTCATGCTTCAATTATGGCATGATTCATTTATACTTCATCAACATATAGCAACTGCTGTTTTTGAAGAATATAAATCATTAAAAGAGAAAGGCATAACATTCcctattataaataaaactgAGAAATTTTTTGTGAAAAACGCAGAAACATCTCCATCTTTTTCAGAcgataatatattacatgcTTTACCTTTAAGCTTGTcacaaataaacaatattatgaaaagtCTGAAAGAAATTAAGTACATGTATAATGATGAAGAAAAGTCGAAATGCATTAATATCGTAGCAAGATATAAAGATCAAGTCTTGAAGAGTATTAATAAGTTGTCCGATTACAAGggaaacataaatatttctgtTACGTTAAATTCTTTGCTTTATATCAACGATCAGTTATGTATTTTTGAGAAGTTAGAAAAGGAGAAGGAAAATGAAAGAGCTAATCAAAACGATGTAATCGCAAGGGAAAGGAAAAATAGTgaagatgaaaaagaaaaaaaaaaaaaaaagaaaaataaaaacaaaaaaaaagaaaataaagatttatctaatataaatgaaataatttttaataaatatgatcCATGGAATACCGAAAATAAGGTGGATAAAAATGATGGACcagataaaatattttttaatgaagaagaaaacagttttaataataatacgaATACTCGTATGCAAAAACTAATGGATACTTTATTTGATGACAAAAGGGCAGCTCTatgtaataatgaaaatatattttctttttttagtgaagaaactgaaaaaaaggaagtggACGATACATCAcctaaacaaaaaaatgatattgaAGACAAATATAGCGTATTTAACGAATTAAActttaataatgataaatctTTCagtaatattcataatattagtaataattcACATTTGCAATTATTTAACCAGAATGGAATTGATAACAGTACTCTAAGTGAAGCAGT
It encodes the following:
- a CDS encoding TOM1-like protein, whose amino-acid sequence is MDSGGIRKRKDTKDNSINFQGRNNIFIKESARYGNSCTNNGFTKGQNENWNVQNGIEGLSTNGRSNVKRDSSCNSSKSGKKKSIGIFNSSNISVISNNCVKSFNNMLNNINYNISSSTSSSSNNNSGNNNKSSFSSNNAFYENQIVNLNFAKSLNYLSNVKNSVQKFSLENSTLGIGNFNFFSNHENNAFMKNENKDTQSYYNNKNNNNKKGASGNSYSNNNSVNNTKLQNTRNVINSQNLESFLNNKEILNENYSITGFGNGYTNEINNLRNITNDETYCSCLDNLLRNHGNIDSDEMLKYNDRNINCLNDIIFLDVYRAYNVLTYMQEKINIIIYTIKFIGKKLKRKHVPEEVVISLEFLNFCVKNLGLFFIRFIDESFMKKIAALLKTTTLKKSLTKDVKSKLSKFLIVPIIHPGVATDPRLHFIKRKILFMLQLWHDSFILHQHIATAVFEEYKSLKEKGITFPIINKTEKFFVKNAETSPSFSDDNILHALPLSLSQINNIMKSLKEIKYMYNDEEKSKCINIVARYKDQVLKSINKLSDYKGNINISVTLNSLLYINDQLCIFEKLEKEKENERANQNDVIARERKNSEDEKEKKKKKKNKNKKKENKDLSNINEIIFNKYDPWNTENKVDKNDGPDKIFFNEEENSFNNNTNTRMQKLMDTLFDDKRAALCNNENIFSFFSEETEKKEVDDTSPKQKNDIEDKYSVFNELNFNNDKSFSNIHNISNNSHLQLFNQNGIDNSTLSEAVIEASPASLGQTQNEDTSYCGSSNNINCRNNLNNEKWKENFSALGEVSKNSFDNINMMNCLNPSNYDLSALHMAGREIVTSANKTRFKHVDIIFNEANQKNAHFDINNNNFNLSEIENYKGQKFNGNNERNSDIKEDPSSYNSDAISNYLQKDTQVNNIITDTSMFNAEISVQGKNITNKLNNSAPFNISDNNNNIHPYESSEFHYSYSNYRNSSCTKNEQQRKLQNNSQNNSQNNSQINSQNILQNNLQSNTAYEQQFSTDNVNEKNYDHLFDTFDFSTENNTFNQVNTDNKKGTNLENSVNTYASNESTINVSFIEEKNSTYSCEKREEDSQNCEILEQNNVNVNVNTNNTAEPVPHCKDYSSENKTINRNSDNMCEFGKEKEGSNDSVENNDKKKYDIIEDQTNKKSIHKIYNRNYVNNNIENNSNYVKTLTIKLDELNYKANLFSSEQKCNITEENNIPSSDEEKSLKNGSHKRNIDKDNDIQNSPRIQERNSDNDYNGNNNDNKHEDQNSSNSDSNDINFDEIDEITKAIDDLNDNFENMNIYKYDN